From a region of the Actinomycetota bacterium genome:
- a CDS encoding MFS transporter, protein MSAIRGPKRLLSFASSYFEGQALFPIIVLFALNAVDEFDTRTFDILGPEIAKSFGVGVGAFGSIIVLVLIFAPLIALPVSYVSDRWRRMPLAIASASAWGLASLATGLAPALTALVAARVVSGFGRRVNEPVHGSLIAEFYSPHTRTKAFGIHSLANPLGASIGAVLAGLVAQFWGWRAAFFVLTIPTVIAIIMATRLAEPERGRFEVVEAPKPPPFRPTIRRLWAIRSLRYQWIGLAFASGSMLGVSVLIPFFLEEDFGVKVGLRGLLLGTGTAISAIATLIGTKIVQEKINIRPSEGLRLLGKAGLVAGTALLGMALAPRLPLEIALIWVVLCVIAFVTPGLFSITAIVAPPEMRSTAIALSGLVALGGTAFALVGFALGDANKRLGIGAMAPIFIYGIFYFFKAARYLDNDVARLNPEVAARAREAAVGQGPILLETRGLTVSYSGVQVLFGVDIEIRRGEVVALLGTNGAGKSTTLNAISGVVEPDGGNVWFEGEPIVGEPPERTVARGILQVPGGRGIFPGLTVEDNLKMGSFMIRRDKRKVAQRLEEIYTLFPRLAERLTQKAGSLSGGERQMLTLAQSFMLEPKLLLIDELSLGLAPTVVAELLEAVRRMSAAGVTIVLVEQSVNIALTLADRAYFMEKGEVRFSGPARELLERRDLLRSVFLEGAGKAKKK, encoded by the coding sequence GTGAGCGCTATCCGAGGACCGAAACGACTACTCTCCTTCGCATCCTCGTACTTCGAGGGTCAGGCGCTCTTCCCGATCATCGTGCTGTTCGCCCTCAACGCCGTCGACGAATTCGACACGCGCACGTTCGACATCCTCGGACCGGAAATCGCGAAGTCATTCGGCGTCGGCGTCGGAGCCTTCGGGTCGATCATCGTGCTGGTGCTGATCTTCGCGCCGCTGATCGCACTCCCGGTTTCCTATGTATCCGACCGCTGGCGGCGCATGCCTCTTGCGATCGCCAGCGCGAGCGCGTGGGGACTCGCGTCACTCGCGACGGGGCTCGCTCCCGCGCTGACGGCGCTGGTGGCGGCCCGCGTCGTCTCGGGCTTCGGGCGCCGAGTGAACGAACCGGTGCACGGCAGCCTTATCGCCGAGTTCTACTCTCCGCACACACGGACCAAGGCCTTCGGCATTCACTCCCTCGCCAACCCGCTCGGCGCGTCGATCGGGGCCGTCCTCGCCGGCTTGGTTGCGCAGTTCTGGGGCTGGCGCGCTGCCTTCTTCGTCCTGACGATCCCGACGGTCATCGCCATCATCATGGCCACGCGATTGGCCGAGCCCGAGCGCGGCCGCTTCGAAGTGGTCGAGGCGCCAAAGCCGCCGCCGTTCCGTCCGACCATCCGCCGGCTCTGGGCGATCCGCTCCCTGCGCTACCAATGGATCGGCCTTGCGTTCGCGAGTGGCTCGATGCTCGGCGTCAGCGTGCTCATTCCGTTTTTCCTCGAAGAGGACTTCGGCGTCAAGGTAGGCCTGCGAGGTTTGCTTCTGGGGACCGGGACCGCCATCTCGGCGATCGCCACCCTGATCGGCACCAAGATCGTTCAAGAGAAGATCAACATCCGTCCGAGCGAAGGCTTGCGCTTGCTTGGCAAGGCCGGCCTGGTCGCGGGTACCGCTCTGCTTGGGATGGCTCTAGCGCCTCGTCTTCCGCTCGAGATCGCTCTGATCTGGGTCGTGCTGTGCGTGATCGCTTTCGTCACACCGGGCTTGTTCTCGATCACTGCGATCGTCGCCCCGCCGGAGATGCGCTCGACGGCCATCGCGCTCAGCGGCTTGGTAGCGCTCGGGGGAACCGCCTTCGCGTTGGTCGGCTTTGCGCTCGGCGATGCGAACAAGCGACTGGGGATCGGGGCGATGGCACCGATCTTCATCTACGGCATCTTCTATTTCTTCAAGGCGGCGCGCTATCTCGACAACGACGTGGCTCGGCTGAACCCCGAGGTCGCGGCGCGCGCGCGCGAGGCGGCCGTCGGCCAAGGGCCCATCCTGCTCGAAACGCGCGGCTTGACCGTCTCCTACAGCGGCGTTCAGGTGCTGTTCGGCGTCGACATCGAGATCCGGCGCGGTGAAGTCGTCGCGCTTCTGGGGACCAACGGAGCCGGGAAGTCGACGACGCTCAATGCGATTTCGGGTGTGGTGGAACCCGACGGCGGGAACGTGTGGTTCGAAGGCGAGCCCATCGTCGGCGAGCCTCCCGAGCGAACCGTGGCGCGCGGCATTCTGCAGGTGCCCGGCGGGCGAGGGATCTTCCCCGGCCTGACCGTCGAGGACAACCTCAAGATGGGCAGCTTCATGATTCGCCGCGACAAACGCAAAGTCGCGCAGCGACTCGAGGAGATCTACACGCTCTTCCCCCGCCTCGCGGAGCGCCTGACGCAGAAAGCGGGATCGCTCTCGGGTGGCGAACGCCAGATGCTCACCCTGGCGCAGTCGTTCATGCTGGAGCCGAAGCTGTTGCTGATCGACGAGTTGTCCCTCGGGCTGGCGCCCACGGTCGTAGCGGAATTGCTGGAGGCCGTGCGCCGGATGAGCGCGGCGGGCGTCACGATCGTGCTCGTCGAACAATCGGTGAACATCGCCCTCACGCTCGCCGATCGCGCGTACTTCATGGAGAAGGGCGAGGTGCGGTTCAGCGGTCCCGCGCGCGAGTTGCTCGAGCGCCGAGATCTGTTGCGCTCGGTCTTCCTCGAAGGTGCAGGGAAAGCCAAGAAGAAGTAG
- a CDS encoding ABC transporter ATP-binding protein translates to MSPPRTGTASQTVAMTQTSEAAPTLALAARGIGVSFGGLRALDDVDLDVAPGEIVGIIGPNGAGKTTLFDCLSGFLACDGDVWVAGNMLTGVQPHRRAAAGLGRSFQDARLFPTMTVLDALRVACDLARGATRSQQASTRLALDLIESMSLSAYRDKLVRELSTGTRRIVDLACVIAQNPIVVLLDEPSSGIAQREAEALGGLLRRIRESTGCAMVLIEHDMPLLLGLADRVYALETGQVVAVGNPDDVVHHPEVIRSYLGADPAAINRSDNAAADAPKPKRAPRKKRSESS, encoded by the coding sequence GTGAGCCCGCCCCGAACCGGAACTGCCTCCCAGACCGTTGCCATGACCCAAACAAGTGAGGCCGCACCCACGCTCGCGCTCGCCGCGCGGGGAATCGGCGTTTCCTTCGGCGGGCTGCGCGCGTTGGACGACGTGGACCTGGACGTCGCGCCGGGCGAGATCGTCGGAATCATCGGACCGAACGGCGCAGGCAAGACGACCTTGTTCGACTGCCTCAGTGGATTCCTAGCGTGCGACGGTGACGTTTGGGTCGCCGGGAACATGCTCACGGGCGTGCAACCCCACCGGCGCGCGGCGGCGGGCCTGGGACGGAGTTTCCAGGACGCGCGGCTCTTCCCGACGATGACGGTGTTGGATGCTCTTCGGGTCGCGTGCGACCTGGCGCGCGGAGCAACGCGCTCGCAGCAAGCCTCCACCCGCCTTGCGCTCGATCTGATCGAGTCGATGAGCCTGAGCGCATACCGCGACAAACTCGTACGCGAGCTTTCCACCGGCACGCGACGCATCGTCGACCTCGCGTGCGTGATCGCGCAGAACCCCATCGTCGTACTGCTCGACGAGCCGTCGTCCGGTATCGCGCAACGCGAGGCCGAGGCGCTTGGGGGTCTCCTCCGGCGGATCAGGGAATCCACCGGATGTGCGATGGTGCTGATCGAGCACGATATGCCCTTGTTGCTCGGGCTGGCCGACCGCGTCTATGCACTAGAGACGGGACAAGTCGTCGCTGTGGGCAACCCCGACGACGTCGTACATCATCCTGAGGTAATCCGCTCTTACCTGGGGGCGGACCCGGCGGCGATCAACCGCTCGGACAATGCCGCGGCCGACGCACCCAAGCCAAAGCGTGCTCCGCGCAAGAAGCGATCGGAGAGCTCGTGA
- a CDS encoding ABC transporter permease, which produces MDIVLAGAVIGMANALLAVGLVLIYKANRVINLAHGELGAFAVSMMFALSANAHWNYWASLGTSLLATCVLAAVVERVMLRRLFGGPRLILMLATIGVAQIIIVLRLVIPKPTTSAGQSVLAGGGSQFPLPFHFQAWHIGRIIIGPGHLLVLIVGPLAVLALFAFLRWSPYGVALRAAAENAQRARLLGIPVRRVSTLAWVIAGLLSAIAAILLAPIIGFSATEAVGLTTLMRGLAAAMVGRMESVGVAFWAGLGIGIIDRVLFYTTQRSGLTDVILFLVVLTVLLVRRRGSGRAGETDTSTWEAGEPLRPLPVEITAHAHWQLTRRIIATAGLFTVIALPFLIGPSSTFFLGSVLLVAAVAVSMTVLTGWAGQMSLGHWAFAGVGGVLGSRLVEIHHVNLWVTLVLVAIAGAAVAVAIGLPALRLEGSALAAVTLGFAVFAASWLFDQSWFSGGGFLHRPAYMTQPVYYAIAVTFLSGVVVLTYALQRSRVWRSIVASRDNPAQAASFGVSIVRAKLTAFALSGAIAAAAGYLWSLGIEHADGTVFPPVRSLTIVAAVVIGGLGSIPGAIVGAMYFRLLPYFAGQYASYVSLLTTGFGLLLLLNFVPGGLARGMYVLRDMVARAVTGIDPRPKVVPVSSIEATAQVVKS; this is translated from the coding sequence GTGGACATCGTTCTAGCCGGCGCCGTCATCGGCATGGCCAACGCACTCCTGGCCGTCGGTTTGGTCTTGATCTACAAGGCAAACCGCGTGATCAACCTTGCGCACGGCGAACTCGGCGCGTTCGCCGTCTCCATGATGTTCGCGCTGTCGGCCAATGCACATTGGAACTACTGGGCGTCGCTGGGGACGAGCTTGCTGGCGACGTGCGTGCTCGCGGCTGTGGTCGAGCGAGTGATGTTACGGCGGCTGTTCGGCGGACCGCGGCTGATCTTGATGCTCGCCACAATCGGTGTCGCGCAAATCATCATCGTGCTGCGTTTGGTCATCCCGAAGCCCACGACATCCGCGGGACAATCGGTCCTCGCAGGCGGGGGCTCGCAATTCCCGCTTCCGTTCCACTTCCAAGCGTGGCACATCGGTCGCATCATCATCGGACCGGGTCACCTGCTGGTTCTAATCGTTGGGCCGCTGGCCGTCCTTGCACTGTTTGCGTTCTTGCGTTGGTCTCCGTACGGCGTCGCGTTGCGGGCCGCAGCCGAGAACGCTCAGCGCGCGCGCCTGCTGGGAATTCCGGTTCGCCGGGTGTCAACGCTCGCGTGGGTCATCGCCGGTTTGCTCTCCGCGATCGCTGCGATCCTGCTCGCGCCGATCATCGGCTTCTCCGCCACCGAGGCGGTAGGACTGACGACGTTGATGCGCGGGTTGGCCGCCGCGATGGTTGGGCGAATGGAATCGGTCGGGGTGGCGTTCTGGGCCGGTCTCGGCATCGGGATCATCGACCGCGTCCTGTTCTACACGACGCAGCGCTCAGGACTTACCGATGTCATCCTGTTCCTCGTCGTGCTCACTGTGTTGCTTGTGCGGCGACGCGGTTCGGGACGCGCGGGGGAAACCGACACCTCGACCTGGGAAGCCGGTGAACCGCTGCGCCCGCTCCCCGTCGAGATCACCGCGCACGCCCATTGGCAACTCACTCGCCGGATCATCGCGACGGCGGGGTTGTTCACTGTCATCGCTTTGCCGTTCCTGATTGGACCCTCATCGACGTTCTTCCTCGGATCGGTGCTACTGGTGGCCGCGGTCGCCGTATCGATGACCGTGCTGACCGGATGGGCCGGGCAGATGTCGCTCGGGCACTGGGCCTTCGCTGGAGTCGGCGGGGTGCTCGGGTCGCGACTGGTGGAGATACACCACGTCAACCTGTGGGTCACGCTCGTTTTGGTGGCCATCGCAGGAGCGGCAGTTGCGGTCGCAATCGGCTTGCCAGCGCTTCGCCTCGAGGGTTCGGCGCTGGCGGCGGTAACTTTGGGATTCGCCGTGTTCGCGGCTTCGTGGTTGTTCGACCAGAGCTGGTTCAGTGGAGGCGGGTTCCTGCATCGACCCGCCTACATGACCCAGCCCGTGTACTACGCGATCGCGGTGACATTCCTGAGTGGGGTGGTCGTGCTGACGTATGCGCTGCAGCGGTCACGCGTGTGGCGAAGCATCGTTGCATCTCGAGACAACCCTGCGCAGGCCGCATCATTCGGCGTCAGCATCGTGCGCGCTAAGTTGACGGCGTTCGCGCTCTCGGGGGCGATTGCCGCAGCCGCCGGTTACTTGTGGTCCCTCGGTATCGAGCACGCAGACGGCACGGTGTTTCCGCCGGTACGCTCACTGACGATTGTCGCAGCGGTCGTGATCGGCGGACTCGGCTCGATCCCCGGCGCGATCGTGGGGGCAATGTACTTCCGGCTCCTTCCGTACTTCGCAGGGCAGTACGCCTCCTACGTGAGTCTTCTAACAACCGGCTTTGGGCTGCTCCTGCTGTTGAACTTCGTTCCCGGCGGGTTGGCGCGCGGGATGTACGTCTTGCGTGACATGGTTGCGCGCGCGGTCACCGGCATCGACCCGAGACCGAAAGTCGTTCCGGTTTCAAGCATCGAGGCGACCGCCCAGGTGGTGAAATCGTGA
- a CDS encoding ABC transporter substrate-binding protein, which yields MNKNIRSALESQTGIRVLVAANALLLIVGLSMVGPTGSKPSGSPLAAPSNVTNPAPTGTGTASTGPTSGATGTKAPSGIVSPTGGDKGGIRFKDVKPSVPASSVPDFGLITQGITNKQVKVGMSYNVADCGDAAALNAAYANAAGDPKKAITAFTKHINSTGGIQGLEFKPVIVDDGGSGCPEKNVAAAVQMLEQDKVFFAMPGLHVESDYLIQRHLPVFGGRDDPASLARYGANGLQLLEPEEPTYEAWATFARYQLKSAEHKPCLIRIEKGAAGDFDTSEKILKQQMTKQGLSFGDRIYVFKDDVSTAQQQSDDIVTSAQSKGCDQVFFMAGNPIGLIFMTDAAFQHGWMPTWTFTSRTYGIDDDTISSLMNKAEWNNAIGLSYRVPSGKHPKEGNCKKIYEKYYPNDGLSTSAAVNIVCAQFLTGTEMMRRAIKLTGTLNANTLMLGASEIQGDFFYDATVPMDFNIRKASGPFKTRGFSYYTIADYDSSQNKYTFPKYPCYYRTFKANDGGCENLEGTFKNAQ from the coding sequence ATGAACAAGAACATCCGTTCCGCATTGGAGAGCCAAACCGGCATCCGGGTTCTGGTGGCGGCAAACGCCTTGCTGCTCATCGTCGGCCTCTCGATGGTGGGTCCCACCGGCTCCAAGCCGAGCGGATCCCCGTTGGCCGCGCCCTCCAACGTAACCAACCCTGCTCCCACCGGAACCGGGACCGCATCGACCGGCCCCACGTCCGGTGCCACCGGCACCAAGGCGCCATCGGGGATCGTATCGCCGACAGGTGGAGACAAGGGCGGCATCCGCTTCAAAGACGTGAAGCCGTCGGTCCCCGCATCGAGCGTTCCCGACTTCGGCCTGATCACTCAAGGCATTACGAACAAGCAAGTTAAGGTAGGCATGTCGTACAACGTGGCGGACTGCGGCGATGCTGCGGCGTTGAACGCCGCCTACGCAAACGCCGCCGGCGATCCGAAGAAGGCAATCACCGCATTCACCAAGCACATCAACTCCACCGGCGGGATCCAAGGCCTCGAGTTCAAGCCGGTCATCGTCGACGACGGCGGCTCCGGCTGCCCCGAGAAGAACGTCGCGGCAGCCGTGCAGATGTTGGAGCAAGACAAGGTCTTCTTCGCGATGCCGGGACTCCACGTCGAGTCCGACTATCTGATCCAGCGACACCTTCCCGTATTCGGAGGTCGCGACGATCCGGCGTCGCTGGCGCGCTACGGCGCGAACGGTCTTCAGTTGCTCGAACCGGAGGAACCAACGTACGAAGCATGGGCAACCTTCGCGCGCTATCAACTCAAGAGCGCGGAACACAAGCCGTGCCTGATCCGCATCGAGAAGGGCGCCGCGGGCGACTTCGACACCTCCGAGAAGATCCTCAAGCAGCAGATGACGAAGCAGGGACTCTCGTTCGGCGATCGCATCTACGTGTTCAAGGACGACGTCTCAACGGCGCAGCAGCAGTCCGACGACATCGTCACGAGTGCGCAAAGCAAGGGATGCGACCAGGTGTTCTTCATGGCCGGCAACCCGATCGGATTGATCTTCATGACCGACGCCGCGTTCCAGCACGGGTGGATGCCGACGTGGACCTTTACATCACGCACCTACGGCATCGACGACGACACCATTTCCTCGCTGATGAACAAGGCCGAGTGGAACAACGCGATCGGGTTGTCATACCGGGTTCCTTCGGGCAAGCATCCGAAGGAAGGCAACTGCAAGAAGATCTACGAGAAGTACTACCCGAACGACGGGTTGAGCACCTCGGCCGCAGTCAACATCGTGTGCGCACAGTTCCTCACAGGCACCGAGATGATGCGGCGCGCCATCAAGCTCACCGGAACGCTGAATGCCAACACGCTCATGCTCGGCGCGTCCGAGATCCAGGGGGACTTCTTCTACGACGCGACCGTGCCGATGGACTTCAACATCCGCAAAGCTTCGGGTCCATTCAAGACGCGCGGCTTCAGCTACTACACCATCGCCGACTATGACTCTTCCCAGAACAAGTACACCTTCCCGAAGTACCCCTGCTACTACCGCACGTTCAAGGCGAACGACGGTGGATGCGAGAACCTCGAGGGCACTTTCAAGAATGCACAGTGA